In Pseudemcibacter aquimaris, the sequence TTATCAATCATCTTTCCAAAAATATAGGTAACCGCCGTTTCTTCTGGTTCTACAGCATAAAAGCCGGATACTGCGTATAACGGCAATAACAATGCTCCTAAACCATATAAGATTTTCTTGACCATTATCTGTCCGCCTTTCTATTTTCAAGCGGTGGATTGGTCAACAGATCAAGAAGCGGGGAATCTTCCGGAAGGATCAAGGTTGTATCATTATCAATGATGCTTCCGTAAACTTCTAACGTTCTTAGGAATTCATAAAAACCTTCTTTATCCTTATAGGCTTCCGCATAAATTCGCGCGGCTTCGGCTTCGGCTTCACCACGGGCGATTTCCGCTTCTGCTTCAGCAGCAGAAATGATTTCAGCACTTCTTCTATTGGCATCTGCAATTACTTTTCTTGCTTCTGCGTCCCCTTCGGAACGATACGATTTGGCGATACGTTCACGTTCCGCACGCATACGTGCATAAACACTAATCAGGTTCTGTGCCGGGAAATTAAATTTTGAAACACCAATATTCGTAAGCTCAATACCATAATCACGGCTCGCTAAGGCAGAAGCCTCATTATATATTTTTTCTTCCATGATAGAGATATTTTCCGCCGCTCTCATGTCGCTTGCTTGCGTAATATCCGCAGGAATATAATCAGTGAAAGGTTTTTGCCCTAACGCGGCACCAAATAACGATTTCATTAAGTTTTCAATACGTGCTTCCGCCGCATCACGCGTTCTTAGTGCCGTAAGGAATTTTTCAGGATCAACAATTCGCCATGTTAAGAAAGAGGATACAACGATGTTCTTCTTATCTGATGTAAGAAATTCTTCTTCTGGGATGATTTGATACATGTTTCTTTTATCAAACCTAACGACCCGTTCAAATGGCATAGGGAGCTTAACACGCAGACCTGGTTCATCATGAACAGCAACCGTGCGACCGAAACGCGTCACGATGCTATATTCTGCTTCATTAACCACAAAAAAGGATGTCATCAAATATGCGACAACCAAAAGCGATCCTATTATCAGCGGTAATTTCTTCTTCAACATTATTAAACTCTTCCCATTAATCCTTAAATTTGAACCTGACAACGTCTTCGGCGTTAGGATCAAGCCACAAATCGACCCCTTCTGAATTTTTCAAACCATTTAAATATAATTTTGGCGGCACCAGCCTTATTTCCTGAGATTCAAGCTGCAATCTTTTTTCTGTAATATATGGATATTGCCCATGCACATCGGCTAGCGGCTTAAATGCAGCCGCCTGCCCCTTGGCATTTGCAAGTTCACGTGTTGCTTCGACACTGGCGTTCGCTTTTATGTCCTCTGCATTACCGCGTGCATCATTCAATACGCGGATCGCATCACCATCCGCAAGGAACAATGACCTTTGCATATCTTCAAGTGAACTGGCCACATCACGAAATGCATCATGGACACGGTTCGGAGCATGAACATAAACAAGACGCGCATCAAGTACTTTAAAACCTTGATCAAGAGTATCCACCTTGCCTTTTAGCTGATCGCGAAAACGACTTTCAAGATTATGCCTTTCTGTTGTGAAAACGGCATCAATCGGAAGCTGCACTGTTTCCGTCACAAGAACCTGTCTTGCGATATCCAACAGCAACTGATCATTTTGTTCGCTATAAAAGTGATAATTATAAATATCATCAATTTCATAGGTAATAACCGACTTTATCAAAAGAACATTTTCATCAGCGGTCAGATACGTATTGAAATTTTCATATGAATTTAGCCTTACGCCAGCGGCTGTTGAATTACTAAGGCTTTCATCAATTGTAATTTGGCGAACATTGCCCGTATCAATAACCACGGCTTCCGTGATCGGTGACGGTAATCTAAAATAAAGGCCAGGTGTTAAATTCTGATCCACCACTTCTCCAAACCTTAGGATCATACCCTGGCTGCCCGGTGGCACTTGAACCGTATATAATGGATTAAGCATTACAACGAAAATTGCTGCTGCTGCGCCCATTAATTTTTGTTGATGGTTTCTTAAAACCTCAACGACTACAGCACCCTGTTTTTTAAGATCATGTACTGGCTCCATGTAGCTTTTACGACTAAAGCTCGCAATCACCAACCCTAAGAAGATAACCGCAGAAGCCGATTTTACAACCATCCAGAAAGTATTATCAGCGCTATTTAGGGCAAGGATAGCATCCACACGAACAATATCCGCTGCAAAATAATCCAACGTTAAACCAAAACAGATCGCAACAACAATGATAGAAGACAAATACGCCCACATGACCCTGTATCCAAGCATTTTGCCAACTATGTTAATTGTCGCAATACTTGTGGCTGGCCCTGTCAATAGATACACCAACGCCGCACCAGGGGATAATCCGCTAACGATAAGGCCCGCTGCAACAGGCGTCGACATACTTGCACACGTATAAAGCGGCACACTGATAACGACCATAAGCAGCATCGTCAGAATGCCCGCAAGAAACCCATCACCAAAAGAAAAGAAATTATCCGGCAATACAGCCAGCATCACGCCGGTAATAACCAAGCCGACAACGATCCAAAAAGCAATATCATCAAGCATTGGCCCAAACCCATAGCGAAATACGCCTTTGGCTTTTTGCTTAATGTCAATATTTTTAGATTCTGCAAGATCCCCGTGATCGTGATGATGATGATGGTGATGGTGGTGGTGATCGTGATCATGGTCGTGACCATGATGGTGGTCATGATGATGGTGATGATGCGCAACTTCTTCTATGTTTTTTGCATCTTGTTCTGAACTTTCTTTATCATCTTTTTCATTGCGCGTTAAAAACGCACACGCAAGCCCCGCAGCAATAGCACTCACAATAGCAGCAATAGGGCGGTAAACAGCCATCACTGGCCCAAGAAGACCATAAGATACGATTACTGAATCAACACCTGTTTCAGGAACGGACACAATGAATGAAGCCGTGGCGGATTTTGACGCCCCTTTTTTACGAAGCGTTGCCGCAGCAGGAAGCACACTACAAGAACAAAGCGGAAGTGGCGCACCCAAAATGGTCGCCCAGAAGATTCCTTTAATCCCCTTTTGGCCAAGATTTTTTGTAATCAGTTTAATTGGGATAAATTCATGCATTATCCCAGCAAAAAATAATCCAAAAAGGATAAATATTGAGCTCTGATAAAATACCCCGACAATCTCGTTAAAGATGCTGGCTATTACGCCATACAGGTCTAACAAAATCTCCATTGTGTTCCCTCTATTTCTTACTATTCAAAGCGAATAATTTACAGCAAGCCGGACTATAGGCTGTAACAATGTAACAATAAAGCATTTATGGCAATAAAAACAAACTATTTATGCGCAATTGAGATCACATTATGAGCTATATCAGAATACGTTTAAAACATTCAAAGCGGTCCGTATTTTAATGTATTTTCTAACGCCTTGAATCTATGACAAAAATACTTATCGCAAAATCAATATCAGCCTTTAAATTTTTCAATTATTCAACACATAAAATAAATTAAAATTTCTTATTGTCTCGCACGAATTTCTACTTTCTTTTCAATCTCGCCCGCTTTTTCAAATTCAAGCTTTAGATCAATGGTATCACCCGGTCCGTATTTGTTATCCGTTTCAAACATCATGATATGATAACTGCCTGGTTTTAATTCCACAGAACCACCCGCCGGAATTTCGATACCACCATCCACTTGACGCATTTTCATTACACCGTCTTCCATTAAATGATTGTGGATTTCAACACGCGGTGAAATGGATGACGTTGCCCCGACCAGCTTGTCAGTATCCGCGCCATTATTTTTTATTGTTAAAAAAGCCCCACCCGGACGGCCCGCGATCAGTATCGGACGTGCCCATTCACCAGATACAATTATATCACCATCCGCAGCATTTGCAGCAAACGGGAAAGTCACCAAAATAGATAAAATAACAATCAGTTTTTTCATAGCGTCACACTCATTTAATTGTTCAAATTTTCATTAAATCGATAGTCTTAAATCATAATCAGGACAAACGATTACAGCCATTCTAACAAAAAAATGAAAAACTTCGATAAAAACCCTTGCGATCAAAAAAAATGGCCCTATATAAGCACCATGAGAAGAGCGCAAAGCGCAGCAAACATATATTTTAATAAAATACTTTTACGTGGGGCTTTAAATTAAGACCCGTAACAAGTGATTTAAGAAAACGAGGATAGTATGGCAAAAGTTATTGGTATTGATTTGGGAACAACAAACTCATGTGTTTCCATCATGGATGGTTCAAAACCAAAAGTTATTGAAAATGCAGAAGGCGGTCGCACAACCCCTTCGATGGTTGCATTCACAGAAGACGGTGAAAAACTAGTCGGTATGGCAGCAAAACGTCAGGCAGTAACAAACGCGGAAAACACACTTTTCGCAATTAAGCGTTTGATCGGTCGTTCATTTGATGATCCTGCCAC encodes:
- a CDS encoding copper chaperone PCu(A)C, with the protein product MKKLIVILSILVTFPFAANAADGDIIVSGEWARPILIAGRPGGAFLTIKNNGADTDKLVGATSSISPRVEIHNHLMEDGVMKMRQVDGGIEIPAGGSVELKPGSYHIMMFETDNKYGPGDTIDLKLEFEKAGEIEKKVEIRARQ
- the hflC gene encoding protease modulator HflC, which gives rise to MLKKKLPLIIGSLLVVAYLMTSFFVVNEAEYSIVTRFGRTVAVHDEPGLRVKLPMPFERVVRFDKRNMYQIIPEEEFLTSDKKNIVVSSFLTWRIVDPEKFLTALRTRDAAEARIENLMKSLFGAALGQKPFTDYIPADITQASDMRAAENISIMEEKIYNEASALASRDYGIELTNIGVSKFNFPAQNLISVYARMRAERERIAKSYRSEGDAEARKVIADANRRSAEIISAAEAEAEIARGEAEAEAARIYAEAYKDKEGFYEFLRTLEVYGSIIDNDTTLILPEDSPLLDLLTNPPLENRKADR
- a CDS encoding SO_0444 family Cu/Zn efflux transporter; translation: MEILLDLYGVIASIFNEIVGVFYQSSIFILFGLFFAGIMHEFIPIKLITKNLGQKGIKGIFWATILGAPLPLCSCSVLPAAATLRKKGASKSATASFIVSVPETGVDSVIVSYGLLGPVMAVYRPIAAIVSAIAAGLACAFLTRNEKDDKESSEQDAKNIEEVAHHHHHHDHHHGHDHDHDHHHHHHHHHHDHGDLAESKNIDIKQKAKGVFRYGFGPMLDDIAFWIVVGLVITGVMLAVLPDNFFSFGDGFLAGILTMLLMVVISVPLYTCASMSTPVAAGLIVSGLSPGAALVYLLTGPATSIATINIVGKMLGYRVMWAYLSSIIVVAICFGLTLDYFAADIVRVDAILALNSADNTFWMVVKSASAVIFLGLVIASFSRKSYMEPVHDLKKQGAVVVEVLRNHQQKLMGAAAAIFVVMLNPLYTVQVPPGSQGMILRFGEVVDQNLTPGLYFRLPSPITEAVVIDTGNVRQITIDESLSNSTAAGVRLNSYENFNTYLTADENVLLIKSVITYEIDDIYNYHFYSEQNDQLLLDIARQVLVTETVQLPIDAVFTTERHNLESRFRDQLKGKVDTLDQGFKVLDARLVYVHAPNRVHDAFRDVASSLEDMQRSLFLADGDAIRVLNDARGNAEDIKANASVEATRELANAKGQAAAFKPLADVHGQYPYITEKRLQLESQEIRLVPPKLYLNGLKNSEGVDLWLDPNAEDVVRFKFKD